From one Synechocystis sp. PCC 6803 substr. PCC-P genomic stretch:
- a CDS encoding phosphodiester glycosidase family protein has translation MVNWTRNWFGFSCLFVLTLAVMLGLKLFLPSPVVAQSSSDFIQQGNQISIDGKSYPVAWGQWQEGGQTRTGLGDTGAMQFLGLDLLDNTSPNQQPVQWFSGDRQTLNARFVAPNRYLDVTSLLQGFGPLQAQGNTLVMPNTNAQILTVRDGRQSWGERVVLELSQPAFWQVSQAREEAVVTINASSTIGSQGNANAPGLQAIDQDDLGGKTSGGQQIRYRLERSGASSKVHFQLPVGYKLQVSTLTSPFRLVIDARADAPPVKTINWTEGITWQQRFVNISGGQFPVTTVTINPRSPGISLRPLMANPTMAQGTAPLVTIARDQRAAVAINAGFFNRNNQLPLGAVWSQQNWRSGPILNRGAIAWNDQGQTTFGRLSLSEIITTGSGQRLTANYLNSGYVQRGIARYTPAWGPSYIPLSDNEQVYVVQNSQVTAQYPLPKAGQQQMPIPSDGYLIIDRGNQIPAGVLAVGTTLNVNGRSTPEAFNAFPNGMGAGPLLIDQGRMVLNATGEGFSSAFQQQRASRSAIAVDRNGNIILVASHNRVGGAGASLGEFAQILQQLGAVNALNLDGGSSTSLALGGQLLDRSPVTAARVSNAIGVFVR, from the coding sequence ATGGTTAATTGGACTAGAAATTGGTTTGGTTTTTCGTGCTTATTTGTTCTTACTCTGGCGGTAATGCTGGGGCTAAAACTGTTTTTGCCCAGTCCAGTGGTGGCCCAATCCTCTTCAGATTTTATTCAACAGGGCAATCAAATTAGCATTGACGGTAAATCCTATCCTGTGGCCTGGGGTCAATGGCAGGAGGGAGGCCAGACCCGCACCGGCCTTGGGGATACTGGGGCCATGCAGTTTCTAGGGCTAGATCTGCTTGATAACACCAGCCCCAATCAGCAACCTGTGCAATGGTTCAGTGGCGATCGCCAAACTTTAAACGCCCGTTTTGTCGCTCCCAATCGTTACCTGGATGTAACTTCCCTCTTGCAAGGCTTCGGACCGTTGCAAGCCCAGGGCAATACCCTCGTGATGCCCAACACCAATGCCCAAATTCTGACCGTGCGGGACGGTAGGCAATCCTGGGGGGAAAGGGTAGTGTTGGAACTAAGCCAACCAGCCTTTTGGCAAGTGAGCCAAGCCAGGGAAGAAGCCGTTGTCACCATTAACGCCAGCAGTACCATCGGTAGCCAAGGCAATGCCAACGCCCCCGGACTACAGGCCATTGACCAGGACGATTTGGGTGGTAAAACCAGCGGCGGGCAACAAATTCGTTATCGCCTGGAAAGATCAGGGGCCAGCAGCAAAGTCCATTTTCAATTACCCGTGGGTTACAAGCTCCAGGTTAGTACTCTTACTTCTCCCTTCCGTTTGGTAATTGATGCCCGGGCTGATGCTCCTCCGGTCAAAACTATCAACTGGACAGAGGGCATTACTTGGCAACAACGCTTTGTCAATATCAGCGGCGGCCAATTTCCCGTCACCACCGTCACCATTAACCCCCGATCTCCAGGCATTTCTTTACGACCTTTGATGGCCAATCCCACCATGGCCCAGGGCACAGCACCGTTGGTGACCATTGCTAGGGATCAACGGGCGGCGGTAGCTATCAATGCGGGCTTTTTCAACCGCAATAATCAACTTCCCCTAGGGGCAGTGTGGAGTCAGCAAAATTGGCGATCGGGGCCGATTTTGAACCGGGGGGCGATCGCCTGGAATGACCAGGGACAAACCACTTTTGGGCGCCTATCTTTGTCGGAAATAATCACCACTGGGTCTGGTCAACGCTTAACCGCCAATTATCTCAACAGTGGCTATGTGCAACGGGGCATTGCCCGCTATACCCCCGCCTGGGGCCCCAGCTATATTCCCCTCAGTGATAACGAACAGGTTTATGTGGTGCAAAATAGCCAGGTCACTGCCCAATATCCTTTGCCCAAAGCGGGCCAACAGCAAATGCCCATTCCCAGCGATGGTTATTTAATCATTGACCGGGGCAACCAAATTCCCGCCGGGGTTCTGGCTGTGGGAACCACCCTTAACGTCAATGGGCGATCGACGCCGGAAGCTTTCAACGCTTTCCCCAACGGCATGGGGGCAGGGCCCTTATTAATTGACCAGGGACGCATGGTGCTCAATGCAACAGGGGAAGGTTTTTCCAGTGCTTTTCAACAGCAACGGGCCTCCCGCAGTGCGATCGCCGTGGACAGAAACGGCAACATTATCCTGGTGGCTAGCCATAACCGGGTGGGGGGAGCTGGAGCTAGCTTGGGGGAATTTGCCCAAATTTTGCAACAGTTGGGGGCGGTGAATGCGTTGAATTTAGATGGCGGCAGTTCCACCTCCCTGGCCCTGGGGGGTCAGTTGCTGGATCGATCGCCAGTGACGGCGGCCCGGGTGAGCAATGCCATTGGCGTGTTTGTTCGTTAA
- the priA gene encoding primosomal protein N', which translates to MTVSPSALAELGFNYQEEDSVRPWAAVLVDLPQNEGVYTYAIPPGLTVQDGDIVAVPFGNQQLGGIVVGCLTKLPPDLPPEKIKPIQDVIVSGFFAPHYWRLLHWLAEYYCTELITVIRMALPPGLLQRSQRRIKLNGDRLPSDWPLFLSQPSHQGARQILTLLQSSKEGDYSYRYLRQKVPGLTKALRDLLKRQWVESYLEPPKAVQPQLPKMVTLLNFDPSFKLTELQARTLIVLKNQGGEMWLADLLKAVPCSASTIQSLAKKGLVAIAEREKLRLFQQPSINASQAPELTPAQKQACQTVLPLQGYHQVLLHGVTGSGKTEVYLQICGDRLGKGQSVLVLVPEIGLTPQLTDRFRARFGNKVAVYHSGLSSGEKYDTWRQTLLGHEQIVIGTRSAIFTPLPNLGLIILDEEHDSSFKQTQLTPNYHARTVAQRRAELEQCPLILGSATPSLESWHTVHRHQNDPQRHYLELPERVQSRPLPPVQIVDMRAELKQGNRSIFSRALQTALGELKAKQQQGILFINRRGHSTFVSCRSCGYVLECPNCDVSLSYHYVQGNGQPLLRCHYCNHAEIQPKVCPECSSPYLKFFGSGTQKVTEALTQEFPDLRWIRFDSDTTRRKGAHRALLDQFQRGEADLLVGTQMLTKGLDLAQITLVGVVAADSLLNFADYRSAERGFQTLTQVSGRAGRGEEPGQVIIQTYTPRHPVIQAVKTHNYHGFIAQELPQREMLNYPPYGKLILLRCLGTNEREVEKTIQAIAVLCEQLLPKTVEILGPAPASILRIAQRYRWQLLVKYPSFIKVILPLERIKQICPSSVYLDIDVDPLSID; encoded by the coding sequence ATGACTGTTTCTCCCTCAGCCCTGGCGGAATTGGGGTTTAACTACCAGGAAGAAGATTCAGTGCGCCCTTGGGCGGCGGTGCTGGTGGATTTACCCCAAAATGAAGGGGTTTATACCTATGCCATTCCCCCAGGTTTAACCGTGCAGGATGGGGACATTGTGGCGGTGCCCTTTGGTAACCAGCAGTTGGGGGGCATTGTGGTGGGTTGTTTGACAAAACTGCCACCGGATTTGCCGCCGGAAAAAATTAAGCCCATTCAAGACGTAATTGTATCGGGCTTTTTTGCGCCCCATTATTGGCGGCTGTTGCATTGGTTGGCGGAATATTATTGCACCGAGTTAATCACCGTTATTCGCATGGCGTTGCCACCAGGTTTACTCCAGCGGTCCCAGCGTCGCATTAAATTGAATGGCGATCGCCTGCCATCGGACTGGCCATTGTTTTTGAGTCAACCGTCCCACCAGGGAGCAAGGCAAATTCTAACCCTACTGCAATCATCTAAGGAAGGGGATTATAGTTACCGTTACCTGCGGCAAAAAGTACCAGGGTTGACTAAGGCGTTGCGGGATTTGCTCAAACGACAATGGGTGGAAAGTTACCTGGAACCCCCCAAAGCGGTGCAGCCCCAGTTACCCAAAATGGTGACTTTATTAAATTTTGACCCCAGTTTCAAACTGACGGAGCTACAGGCCAGAACCCTGATAGTGCTCAAAAACCAGGGGGGGGAAATGTGGTTAGCGGATTTACTCAAAGCAGTGCCCTGTTCCGCCTCTACCATTCAATCCTTGGCAAAAAAAGGACTAGTGGCGATCGCCGAACGGGAAAAATTACGGCTTTTCCAGCAACCGTCGATTAATGCCAGCCAAGCTCCAGAACTAACTCCTGCGCAGAAGCAAGCTTGCCAAACTGTCCTGCCCCTCCAGGGTTACCATCAGGTTTTGCTCCACGGTGTCACCGGCTCCGGCAAAACGGAAGTTTACCTGCAAATCTGTGGCGATCGCCTGGGCAAGGGCCAATCGGTTTTAGTGCTAGTACCGGAAATTGGTTTGACCCCCCAGTTAACCGACCGTTTTCGGGCCCGTTTTGGCAATAAGGTGGCTGTGTACCATAGCGGCCTATCTTCCGGGGAAAAGTACGACACCTGGCGGCAAACTCTCCTAGGTCATGAACAGATTGTCATTGGTACCCGTTCCGCTATTTTTACGCCCCTGCCTAATCTGGGATTAATCATCCTTGATGAAGAACATGACAGTAGCTTTAAGCAAACCCAGTTAACTCCTAATTACCATGCCCGCACCGTGGCCCAACGCCGGGCCGAACTTGAACAATGCCCCCTCATCCTGGGTTCCGCTACCCCTTCTTTGGAAAGCTGGCATACAGTTCATCGCCATCAAAATGACCCCCAGCGACATTACCTAGAGTTACCAGAACGGGTGCAGTCCCGCCCCCTACCCCCGGTGCAAATTGTCGATATGCGGGCGGAATTAAAACAGGGCAATCGCTCCATTTTTAGTCGGGCTTTACAAACTGCCCTGGGGGAACTCAAAGCCAAACAACAGCAAGGTATTTTGTTTATTAACCGCCGGGGCCATAGCACCTTTGTCTCCTGTCGCAGTTGCGGTTATGTGTTGGAATGTCCCAACTGTGACGTTTCCCTTTCCTATCACTACGTCCAGGGCAATGGCCAACCTCTCCTGCGGTGCCATTACTGTAACCATGCGGAAATCCAGCCCAAAGTGTGTCCGGAATGTTCTTCCCCCTATCTGAAATTTTTTGGCAGTGGCACCCAAAAAGTAACCGAAGCCCTAACCCAAGAATTTCCCGATTTACGCTGGATTCGCTTTGACAGTGACACCACCCGCCGTAAAGGTGCCCATCGAGCCTTGTTGGATCAATTCCAACGGGGAGAAGCAGATTTACTGGTGGGAACGCAAATGTTAACCAAAGGGTTAGACCTGGCCCAGATTACCTTGGTGGGGGTGGTGGCCGCCGATAGTTTACTTAATTTTGCCGATTATCGTTCTGCTGAGCGGGGTTTTCAGACCTTAACCCAGGTGAGTGGCCGGGCTGGCCGGGGAGAAGAGCCGGGGCAAGTGATTATCCAAACCTATACCCCCCGCCATCCTGTGATCCAAGCCGTTAAAACCCACAATTACCATGGTTTTATCGCCCAGGAGTTACCCCAACGGGAAATGTTAAATTATCCCCCCTACGGCAAGTTAATTTTGCTCCGTTGTCTGGGGACCAATGAAAGGGAGGTGGAAAAAACGATCCAGGCGATCGCCGTTTTGTGTGAACAACTTTTACCCAAGACCGTGGAGATTTTGGGACCCGCCCCGGCCAGTATTCTCCGCATTGCCCAACGGTATCGCTGGCAGTTGTTAGTTAAATATCCCAGCTTCATCAAAGTAATTTTGCCGCTGGAGAGAATTAAACAAATTTGCCCTAGCTCCGTTTACCTGGATATTGACGTGGACCCCCTCAGCATTGATTAG
- a CDS encoding YtxH domain-containing protein yields MASNNKGGALLAGMVIGGLVGSVTGLLLAPRSGKQTRQLLKKSADALPDLAEDLATTLQLQADYLSEATQRNWQGTLERLKEAIAAGVEATQTTVVSEPEPKPRDITAETTLADS; encoded by the coding sequence ATGGCCAGCAATAACAAAGGTGGCGCTCTGTTGGCAGGCATGGTAATTGGCGGTTTAGTGGGATCGGTGACTGGGTTATTGTTAGCCCCCCGCTCCGGCAAACAAACCAGGCAACTGTTAAAAAAATCTGCCGACGCCCTCCCCGATTTAGCCGAGGATTTGGCCACAACTCTGCAACTCCAGGCAGACTATCTTTCCGAAGCCACCCAACGTAATTGGCAGGGCACCCTGGAACGGCTCAAAGAGGCGATCGCCGCTGGGGTGGAAGCAACCCAAACCACCGTGGTGTCAGAACCGGAACCAAAACCAAGGGACATTACAGCGGAAACTACCCTGGCGGACAGTTAG